ACGGCCTCGTCGTGCGGGCTCCGCCACGCGAACAGCGCCGGGCCGGCGCCCGCCACGACGAGGAGCGCGACCGGCTGCAGCGAGCCGGTCAGCCAGTACCCGAGCAGATCCCACGCCCCCGGGGGCGGGCCCGCCGGGTCGTGAGTGGCGGAGGGCACCCGAGACCCTTACAGGTACGGATCCAGCAGCACGCGGTCGGCGGCGCCGAGGCGGTCGCGCGCCGTCGCTGCCTGGTGCCAGTACGGGTACAGCAGCGGCGGCCGGCTCACCCGCTCCAGCTCCGCGATCTCGTCCGCGCTCAGGGTCAGCTCGGCCGCCCCGAGGTTGTCGGCGAGCTGCGACTCGGTCCGCGCACCGACGATCAGCGACGTCACCGCGGGCCGGGTGAGCAGCCACGCCAGCGCCACCTGCGCCGCCGACACACCGTGCCCGTCCGCCACCGAACGCAGCGTGTCGATCGTCGCGAACAGCCGGTCCGGTGCGTCGATCGGCGGTTCGCTCCACTCGGTGAGCTGCCGCGCCCCGGCCGGTCCCTGCAACTGGCCGTCGGAACCCCGGGAGTACTTGCCGGACAGCAGCCCACCGGCGAGCGGGCTCCAGACCAGCACGCCCAAGCCCTGGTCGACCGCGGCGGGCAGCAGTTCGTTCTCCGCGTCCCGGCCCTGCAGCGAGTAGTAGATCTGCTCGCTGGCGAACCGGGGCAGCCGGTCGCGCTCGGCCACGCCGAGGGCCTTGAGCAGCTGCCACCCGGCGTAGTTGCTCACCCCGACGTACCGCACCTTGCCCTGCCGCACGAGTGTGTCGAGCGCGCCCAGCGTCTCCTCGAGCCGGGTCTGCCCGTCCCACTCGTGCAGCTGGTAGAGGTCGATGTGGTCGGTCTGCAGCCGCCGCAGGCTGGCCTCGGCTCCGGCCAGGACGTGGTGCCGCGAGAGGCCCGCGTCGTTCGGTCCGTCCCCCATCGGGAACCGCACCTTCGTCGCGACCAGCCAGTCGTCCCGGCGGCCTTTCA
The sequence above is a segment of the Cryptosporangium aurantiacum genome. Coding sequences within it:
- a CDS encoding aldo/keto reductase, giving the protein MEYRQLGTSGLRVSTLTMGTMTFGGSGNFANVGDTDVDTARRQLDLCRDHGVNLVDTADVYSGGASEEIVGEALKGRRDDWLVATKVRFPMGDGPNDAGLSRHHVLAGAEASLRRLQTDHIDLYQLHEWDGQTRLEETLGALDTLVRQGKVRYVGVSNYAGWQLLKALGVAERDRLPRFASEQIYYSLQGRDAENELLPAAVDQGLGVLVWSPLAGGLLSGKYSRGSDGQLQGPAGARQLTEWSEPPIDAPDRLFATIDTLRSVADGHGVSAAQVALAWLLTRPAVTSLIVGARTESQLADNLGAAELTLSADEIAELERVSRPPLLYPYWHQAATARDRLGAADRVLLDPYL